The region AATCAATTCTTAATATAGAGCGTCCGACGTCACGCCATGAACTGACCGCCGTTAATATCCAGCGTTGCCCCCGTAATGAATCCTGCTGCATCATCAGCCAGAAATACGACCAGTCGCGCAATATCGCCGCCATTCCCAAGACGTCCGACTGGAATAGTGGCAACGATTTTCTCCAGCACATCCTTGGGAACAGCAGCCACCATGTCCGTATCGCAATATCCCGGGGCGATTGCGTTGACGGTGATGTTCTTCCGGGCGCTTTCCTGGGCGAGCGATTTGGTAAAACCCAGGATCCCGGCTTTGGCGGCGGCATAGTTTGCCTGCCCTATCTGGCCACGCTCGCCATTGACGGAGCTGATGTTGACGATCCGGCCGAAACCGCGTTCACGCATGCCTTCGATGACATTGCGCGACATGTTGAACACGGAGCCAAGATTGGTGCCGATGACGTCTCCCCATTGCTCCGGCGACATGCGGTGCAACACGGCATCCCTCGTGATGCCGGCATTGTTTATCAGCACATCAATCGGCCCGATTTCATTTTCAACTTGCCGAACGCCGTCAGCGCACGCAGAAAAATTGCTGACATCCCAGCAAAATACCGGAATGGATGTTTTTTCCTTGAATGCCCGCGCTGCGTCCGCATTGCTGCGATGTACTGCCGCGACGCGATATCCTGCGTCGCGCAAAGCAATAGCAATCGCGGCTCCCAGCCCTCGGGTGCCACCCGTTACCAATGCGACTTTGGCATTCATTTTATGCAATCCTCGACAAGATTTGACGGCGTACGCCCTACTTCGATTGACTGTAGTACATCACCGTTTCTTCTTTTTGATCCACGTCAAAAGAATCAGATTTCCTGGTCCGATACGATCCATTCAATGAGCTCTGCCGGCATGTTTTTGGAAAGACAGGAAGAAACAGCTTGGCCGCCTGAAACGCTTGCGGCATTTGATGTACGTCAATCCACGACAGCGTACCCGATGCTATTTTGAAGGTGAATTTGCAGTGTTTTTTCCGCCACGCAAACCATCTCCAAAACCAAAGGTGATCCCATGTCCTATAAAACCATCCTCGTCTACATCGATCAATCCAGCCATTGCGCCGGCCGCATTAAAATTGCTGCTGAAATTGCCATTGCACATGACGCGCATCTGGTCGGCGTCGCGGTCACCGGCATCTCGCGTTTCATCTATCCGGACGGCATGGTTTTTGTCACTTCAGTGATCGACGGCTTGCGTGAACGTGCTCAGCGCAGTCTCGATCGGTTTGAGGAAACGGTAAAACGGATTGGTGTAAATTCCTACGAGAGCCGTATCAGCGAAGACGACGCTCAAGGTGCGCTCGCACAGCAGGCTCGTTACAGCGACCTGATCGTGGTGAGTCAAATAGACCTCAATGAACGAGACGGAGCCGACATCTCTGATTTGCCCGAGTACGTCATGCTGAATTCGTCACGCCCCGTGCTCACGATTCCCTATGCGGGGACGTTCGAAAATGTCGGTCGCAACGCATTGATCGCATGGGACGGCAGCATGGAGGCAACGCATGCGATCACAAATGCAATGCCCATGCTGAAGAAAGCACACAATGTCACCATTGCCTTGTTTAATGCAGCGCGTCAATTCGACGTTCACGGCGAACAGCCCGGCGCCGACATCGCTCTCTATCTGGCCAGGCATGGCGTGAAAATCGATGTGGTGGAGGAACGCACCGAGATCGATGTCGGCAATGCCTTGCTCTCACTGGCAGCGGACAAGGGGGCTGATCTGCTCGTCATGGGCGGGTACGGGCATTCCAGATTCCAAGAAGTGCTGTTAGGTGGCGTAACCTCGACGATCCTCGATACGATGACGCTGCCGGTCCTGATGTCGCATTGATTCCGCCATCATAAGGAGCCGCAGGCGTTTCTTCGGCTCCTTACGCCTCTTCTTGCCGCGACTCGCCCTGCGAAGGCCGTCCCGAAAGGCCGTCACGCAATTCCTTGCGCAAAGCGGCAATTTCGGATCGCAGCATGCGTGTGTCGACGTGCAATTCGTGACGCAGGCGTTTCTCATCCTCTCCCACAAGAATCGCAGAAATACTCGCAGTGAATACCGAAAACAAGGCGTAGCCTAACAAAACGATAAATACGGCGAATATCCTGGAAGCCGGAGTGGACGGGACGAGATCACCATAGCCCAATGTGGCGCCGGTCAAAAACGCCAGCCATACGCCGTCGGCGTAGGTGTGGATTTTTGGCTCAAGCAGTAGAAATCCCTCTCCGGCAATCGCGAGCAGAAAGAGAGAGAAGGCGCCGATCTGTAAAAGCCGATGCGGAGCGACGTATCTCGCCAGCAAAGTGGACAGCCGCAAAAAGACAATTACGCAGTAGGTCAGGCGCAATAGCCACTCGATAAAATTCCATGACGGCGCGTAAGTCACTGTGCTGGCAACGGCGCCGAAAAATATCAATAAATCTATCGCAACCAGGCTTTTGAACTTCGGGGCCGACGGCTTTTTTCGATAACGCGTGCACAACTCCAGGAAAATCAGCAGCGCAACGACTGCATAAAGCCATCGTCCCGTATCCCGGTACGGGGACAAATCCCCGTTCAAAACAAGATAGAAGGCTGGAATGCTGACTAGCAAGGCAACCGGAAGCAACGGCGTCGAAACCGAGGGAACATGCTCCTGTCGCCGGGATGAAAACTCTTTTTCTGACATGGCAGCCTCGCAAGGAAGGGCAGAGCAACTGTACGCTGTCTACTATGCTCCTTGGCAAGGTTCGATGGCTTGAGATAACTCAAAACCCTTCGATCTTTCTCTTCAGAAGTATCGTTACACCGCGCCATCGTCCTTCTTCAGCGCCTCTGCCAGCCTGGACTTGAGACCCAGATCCCGATTGTCGTCGTCATCTTTCCGCTTCTCGACAGTGACTGCGTGCGTGACCTGATATTTGGTATATGCCGCCAACAGGTCTGCGCGGAAGTCCTTGGTGTCCTTGACCGGTTGCCATCCCTTGGCGCCCATTTCGTCAACACCGATGGCGGCGCCGTTGAAACTGAGGCTGTAGGTGTCGTTGGCCTCCTCGTCCAGAAAATCTGCGGCGAAGGCTTCCATGCCGGGGCTGGAGGATTTGCCAAGGAAGTCGCGAACCACGTCCTTCAACGCATTTTTACGCGCCATGTCCTGCTGGCCGATCATGCCGTTGAGCGTGGTTTCCAGCGCCGGATTGGCTTGCAGCATGGCCTGGAACTTGGCGTTGCGGTTGTCGCCGGACAGCTCGAGGCCATTGGCGCCGGTGGTGATGCGCAGGGCCGGCGGCACCGAAATGCCGAACTGGGACAGCGCGGCGCTCAGGGCGGCAACGGCGGCAGCGTCAGGGCTTGGAGCGACAGCCTGGGTTTCCGAGGCCTTGGCTTGCGCGCTCAACAAGACGCCGCTGAATGGCGCGTTGGTGATGGTTGGGGACCGCCCTTTGGCGCTGGCGAACAAGGACAGCTCGTCCTGACTGGCTACTCTTAACATTTTCTCTCCCGCTGAATGGCTACCGATATTGATTATTGTGAGACGGTCGCCGCAAGTATAACGAAAAACTGCTTTTCCGTTGCCGCGCAGAACGCGTGGAATGTCAGGGCTCCGGATCGTCAACCAACAGGAAGTTCATCCCCGGCGGCGCCAGCACCTGCGGGTCTCCCGCACTCTCGTCCTTGAGCCCGACGCCGGTCAATCCGCGCCTGTGCGCTTCCGCCAGCAGATAATCGAGTTTGCCGGCGGCCTCGTCATAGCGCATGCCTTCGGGCCGGACGTTGGAGATGCAATTGCGCTCGGCGTCGGTCATGCCCGTGCGCGGCATCCAGCTCAGGTACAAGCCCATGCTGTCGGGCGAACTGAGGCCTGGTCGTTCGCCGATCATGACCACCACCAGCCTGGTCCGCAACAGGCTGCCGATTTCGTCACCGATGGCGACGCGGCCCTGGCGCACGATGGTCGGCGGTGCCTGCGTCCAGCTGCGCGGTGCGATGCGTTGCTGGACTGCCTGCAGAAACGGTACGGCATTTCTGGCGATGGCCAGCGACGACAAGCCGTCGGCAATCACGAAGGCAAGATCGTAAATCCTGTCTTCCTGCGCTTGCGCAACCCCCACGGCACTGCTAAGCAGCGCGCGCGACGCGTCGCTCAGGCGTCTGCCGAGATCCGGACGCTGCAGATAGGTCAGGCGGTCGACGGCGGCGCTGTCGAGCACCTGACACGCTTCGGCGCCGGGGATGCCGGCTTGCAGCAATTGCGTGCGCAGGGTGTCGGCATCCAAGGCCAGGTGCACGGCGTCGCGCGCCTGCGCATGCGCCAGTTGGAAGGCCAGTTGCGGCGCGGTCGGCAGGCTGACGCCAGCGCGGCCCAGGGCAATACGGGCGGCCGTGAACTGCCGCAGCGCTTGCCATGGGTTGTCGATGACGGGAGATTTGTTGTCAGGCATCGCCGCTGCTCCGACCTCACGACAGACGCCGCAAGGCGTCGCGAAAGGTGGGCGGCAAGCCATCGTTGAGGCGAAACTGCGGCTCGCTGCTGAAGATCTGCATGCGCTGCAGCCATGCCTCGAATTCGGGCGCCGGCGCCAGTCCGAGCACCCGCCGCACATACAGGGCGTCGTGGAATGAAGTGGTCTGATAGTTGAGCATGATGTCGTCGGACCCGGGAATGCCCATGACGAAGTTGCACCCCGCCGTCGCCAGCAAAGTCAACAGGTTGTCCATGTCGTTTTGATCCGCTTCGGCGTGGTTGGTATAGCAGACGTCGCACCCCATCGGCAGGCCGAGCAGTTTGGCGCAGAAATGGTCTTCCAGTCCGGCGCGGATGATCTGCTTGCCGTCGTAGAGGTACTCGGGACCGATGAAGCCGACCACGGTGTTGACCAACAGCGGCTTGAACTTGCGCGCCACCGCGTAGGCACGCGCTTCGCAGGTCTGCTGATCCATGCCGTGGTGAGCGCCCGCCGACAGCGCGCTACCTTGCCCGGTTTCAAAATACATGACGTTGTCGCCGACCGTACCGCGCCCCAGCGACAGCGCCGCGCCGCGCGCCTCCTCCAGCAAGGCCAGGTCGATGCCGAAGCTGCGATTGGCGGCCTCGGTACCGGCGATCGACTGGAACACCAGGTCGACCGGCGCGCCGCGTTCGATGGCGGCAATGGTGTTGGTCACGTGGGTCAACACGCAGGACTGCGTCGGAATCTCGTAACGCGCGATGATCTCTGCCATCATCGTGACCAGGTTGACCACTTGCGGCACGTTGTCAGTGGCGGGATTGATGCCGAATACGGCGTCGCCGCTACCGTACAGCAGGCCGTCCAGCAGGCTGGCTGCGATGCCGGTGGCGTCGTCGGTCGGATGATTGGGCTGCAGGCGCGTCGACAAACGTCCGGCCAGGCCGATGGTGTTGCGGAAGGCGGTGACGACGCGGCACTTCTTCGCCACCAGAATCAGGTCCTGATTGCGCATGATCTTGCTCACCGCAGCGGCCATTTCCGGCGTGATGCCGGGCGCTACTGCGCTGAGCGTCGCGCTGTCGACGTCGTCGCCCAGCAGCCAGTTGCGGAAATCGCCCACCGTCAGGTGGCTGATCGCGGCGAAGGCGGCGTCATCATGTCCGTCGATGATCAGGCGCGTTATTTCGTCGGCCTCATAAGGCACGAGCGCCTCGTTGAGGAAAGTGCGCAACGGCAGTTCCGCCAGGGCCATCTGCGCCACCACGCGTTGCTCCGCGCTGGCGGCGCCGACGCCCGCCAGCATGTCGCCGGAACGCAGTGGCGTCGCCTTGGCCATCAGGTCCTTGAGATCGCGGAACTGGTGCGTGATGGCGCCGACGGTATGGCTGAACTGATAGGACGGCACGTTTCCTTTTCCTCAGATGATCCCAACCAAGTTCTGTCAGGCGGTCAAACAGTCAACGAGGGCGTCGTCTTGCCGTACTTGATGCTGGTTTCCACGGGCAGCCAGTTGCCGGTCGACTCTTGCCTGCCTTGCAACAGGAAGCGCGGCTGACTTGCGGAAATCTGCGCCGCCGCCAGTTTCGACAACTCGCCGATCTTGCCGTTCTTCATGCGGTTGACGATCAGGCCGTAGCGCGTGTCGGCGAAGTCCCTCAGCATATCGTAATCGCCATCGCTGTCGCCCGCCACGAAAATCGGCCCGTAGCCTTTGGCTGCGACCAGTTCGCTTTTGATCGCCACCGTCTTGCCCGGGCCCCAGGTCAGCGGCCAGTTCTTCAGGTAAGCATTCTTGTAATTGCTGCCGTCGCGTTCGAGGCGCAGGCCGATGATGTTTTCGCGGGCCACGTTGTAACCGTATTTCGGATTGGTCGCGAACACCGCCACCACGTCCTCGAGCGAGGCGGTGCACACGTAGATGTCGATGCCGTGATCGCGAAACGTATCCATCATGCCGCCGATCTCGGTACAGAGGCGGATGCCATGGAAATGGCCGACGCTGACCACGCCGGCCTTGCCGGGACGGTCGGCGGGGCTGGTGTATTTGACCTTGCTGAGCGCCGCGCCCAGGGCCGCATCGTTGGATGCCTCCGCCAGCGCCGACACTTCAGCTACGGTCATGTTGGCGAAGAAATAAATCACCCACGGATAGCCGACATTGACGCCGTGGGTATCGTTGACGGCTTCATACAGGTAATACAGCTTGGCGCGGAAGTCGAGGAATTCGCTGGTCGCGCTGATTTCTTCGAGCGACTTGCCGCCGGTGAAGCCTTTGTAGTTCGCATGCAGGAAAGCGTAATCGGCATCCAGGTCGGCGCAGATGGAATCGAGATCCACCACCTTGCCTGCGGCATTCTTGAAATCCGCCGTGAAAGGCCCTGGCGGGACGTTCTGGCGGATGATCGCGCTGAATTCAGCCGGCGTGAGCTTGAACGACAAGGTGTTGATCTGGTGCATCAGCAGCGCTTCTTCGCAATCGTTCATGATGCTGGTGTTGTCCCAGTCGAACACGGCGTAGGGCTTCTTGCCGCTCTTGTAGCTGCGCGACGTATTGCCATACGCGGCAATCATCTGCTCCATCATGTCACGATTGCGTGGCGCCCATTTGGCGCGATCCAGGCCGATCGGCGCCTTGGCTGATTTTGCTTGCGCGGCCAGCGGCGCGCCGACCATGGCGACGCCGGCGGCAGAAGCCAGCGCGCGTCCCAGAAATCCCCGTCGCGCGATTGCCACTGTCATCGGCGCGTTTCCCTGTTGATTATTTTTCATGTAATGGACTCTCTTGTTGGTAACTTTTGGTGACTCAAAGGTGGATGAAACGCATTGCAAAAATCAGCCGTTGGCTTCAGGCGAGGCGGCGACCCCGACCGCGGCGCGCTGACCGCCTGTCATCAGGAAATAACCGTAGCCGAGCGCCAGAAACGCCAGGAAAATCACGAAAATAAGCAGGTTGTAATAGATCATGGTCGCCATGCAGACCAGCGCACCGAACAACGCGAACGCCGGGAAGATCGGATACAGCGGCGCCCGGAACGGTCGCGTCAAGCCCGCTTCGCTACGACGCAGCTTGAACAGGCTCAGCATGCTCAGGATGTACATCAGGATGGCACCGAACACCGACATCGTGACGATGTTGGCCGTCAGCGTCTGGCCGCCGATGGTGATCAGTTCGTCGCTGTAGATCGCTGCGATGCCGACTGCACCGCCGGCCAGGATGGCGCGATGTGGTGTCTTGAAGCGCGGATGCACCTTGGCGAAATAGGCCGGCAGGTAGGCCTCCCGCGACAAGGCGAAGATCTGCCGCGAGTAACCCAGGATGATGCCGTGGAACGACGCCACCAGGCCGAACAAGCCCAGCCACACCAGCATGTGCAGCCAGTTGCTGTTGGCGCCGACGATCAGCTTCATCGCCTGCGGCAGCGGATCATTGATGTTCGACAGCTTGCTCCAGTCCCCTGCTCCGCCAGCGAACAGCATCACGCCGATGGCCAGCACCACCAGCGTCAAGATGCCGGTGATGTAGGCGATCGGGATGGAGCGCCGTGGATCCTTGGCTTCCTCCGCCGCCATGGCGACGCCTTCGATCGCCAGGAAAAACCAGATCGCGAACGGGATCGCTGCGAACATGCCGGGGATCGAGGCCAGGCTGAAACTGTCGCTGCCGGACCAGCCGCCCTTGGTGAAATTGGCGAGCGAAAAGCCCGGCGACACCACGCCCATGAACACCAGCAATTCGAAGATCGCCAGCAGCGTCACACAGAGTTCGAAGGTCGCGGCGATCTGCACGCCGACGATGTTGAGCGTCATGAACACGAGGTAGGCGCCCAGCGCGGCAAGCTTGGGATCGACCGTCGGGAACTGCACGTTCAGATACGCGCCGATGGCCAGCGCAATCGCGGGCGGGGCGAACACGAACTCGATCAGCGTCGCAGCGCCGGCAAGGTAACCGCCGGTGGGACCGAACGCGCGCTTGCTGTAAGCGAACGGACCGCCCGCATGCGGGATCGAGGTGGTCAGTTCGGTAAAGCTGAAAATGAAGGTGGTGTACATCGCCGCGATGAACAGCGCGGTGACCGTGAAACCGAGCGTGCCGGCCGATGCCCAGCCATAACTCCAGCCGAAATATTCGCCGGAAATCACCAGCCCGACGGCGATGCCCCACAGCTGCAACGTGCTCAGCACCGGCTTGAGACCCGCATGCCGGCTGGATGTCGCTAAATCCATATCAATGCTCCTGTGCGATGGCGGATACGGTTGATCGGAGATCAACCTGACGGGGCAACGGCCACTGCGGGCATAACGTTTGCTTGCAAACGTTTTCATCGCCACCGGCATTGAATATAACAACCGGGAAAAACCGGCGTTATCGAAAATCGGCAAAGTTGCGCTCCTTGCACCATCCGGGAAATCATCATGCTCACTTGATCGGGATAAAGCTCTTGTCAATGTTCCATCACTCATCCTCGCCCGCCCGTCCGGGTGCACCGCCGGTGCACATCGGCGAGGTGCTGCGCACCGTTGTCGCGCACGACGTCGATGAGCACGCCCACAATCTGACCAACTGGGAACAACGCTACGACCAGATTACGCACGGTCGTTTTTGCGGGGAATTGAATGAATGGCAAGCGCACGGCTTGCAAATCTTCCGCGAGCGCAGCAGCCGCGCCGTGCTGCAGTCCTGCTGCGTCTGGCCGGATGCGTTCTGGTTCGGCATCGAGCCACAGGCGGGCGGCATGCGCATCAACGGCCGTCATGTCGGCGCCGGCATGATCATGACGCAGCCGGGCCATCGCGAATTCGAGCTGATGACGCCGGACGATCATGCCATCCTCGGCATCGTGATCCAGCGCAATACCCTGCTCGCCGCCGCCGATCGCCTGGGCTGCCGGATCGAATGGTCCAGGCTGGCCTCGGCGGAATTGCTGCATGTCGGCCAAGTCGCATTGGACACCTGTGCGCAGCACATCCAGACCTTGCTCGATCCGGCAACGCCGCACGGCGCGCACGCCATGCAGCAGGACCAGGTCGTCACGACACTGCTGGCGATGCTCGACGCCAGCGAAGTCGAGAGCGAAGCCTGCACCAGCCTGCTGCGGCGTCGGCGCATCGTCGGCGATGCGCGCGACTACGCGATGGGCAACAAGGATGAGCCGATCACGATTTCCATGCTGTGCGAACAGCTGCACGTGAGCCGTCGCACGCTGCAATATTGTTTTGAAGATGTGATGGGCATCAGCCCGATGACCTACCTGCGCTCGTTGCGCCTGAACGGCGTACGACGCCAGCTGATGCAGGGTGCCGCCGCCGGCGCATCGCATGCGGTCCGCATCGGCGACGTTGCCGCCGCCTGGGGATTCAGCAATTTCAGCCAGTTTTCCTGCGACTACAAGAAACTCTTCGGCGAGTCGCCGTCCAGCGCCCTGCGCACCGCTGCCTGAATAGGCTCAGGCGCCGACCAGCTTCTTGAACGTCGCCAGTACGGCGTCGCCCTTGAATGGCTTGACGATCCAGCCCTTGATGCCGGCGGCCTTGCCGCGCTCTTTCATGATCGGGGAATTCTCCGTGGTCAGCATGATGATGTTGACGGCGCTGTTGCCGAGTTCGCTGCGGATCTTTTCAGCCATGGTCAGACCGTCCATGTTGGGCATGTTGACGTCGGATACCACCAGCTTGATCGACGGATCGCCCTTGAGTTTGACGAGGCCGTCGCGACCGTCCACGGCCAGGGTCACGTCGAGGCCGTTCTTCTTGAGGAAATCGCCTACTTCGGCCCGGACCGTGCTGGAGTCGTCGACTACGAGGATTTGTGCCATGGTTTTTATGATTCTCTACGTTGGAGGAATGAAGTTAAAACAGTTCGAGTTCGCCGGTATCGCTGCCCAGCTCTTCTGCCGATACGGCAAAGTCGATATCGGCATAGGCCGAGACGCTCAGCGTGACGTGGAAGCGCGGCGAGCCATCCATGTCGACCGCGAAATGGCGCACGTGCTGGCAATTGAGGGTTTGCAGGTAGGCGGCGCAGTTGCTGTCGATGACATTGGGCGTGGACATGCCGATGTGCGGGAAGAAATTGCCGAGGTCGCGGTTCAGGATGCCGCAGCAGAGGTTGCCGCTTTCGGCGATGGCGTCCATGAAGGTCTGCTCGCTCATCTCGGCTTCAGCGATGTTGTTGATGCGTGCGAAATGGGCGCGCGTGGCGGCGTCTGGCGTGAAATAGAACATCGCCATCAGGCGGAAC is a window of Herbaspirillum hiltneri N3 DNA encoding:
- the phbB gene encoding acetoacetyl-CoA reductase; translated protein: MNAKVALVTGGTRGLGAAIAIALRDAGYRVAAVHRSNADAARAFKEKTSIPVFCWDVSNFSACADGVRQVENEIGPIDVLINNAGITRDAVLHRMSPEQWGDVIGTNLGSVFNMSRNVIEGMRERGFGRIVNISSVNGERGQIGQANYAAAKAGILGFTKSLAQESARKNITVNAIAPGYCDTDMVAAVPKDVLEKIVATIPVGRLGNGGDIARLVVFLADDAAGFITGATLDINGGQFMA
- a CDS encoding universal stress protein translates to MSYKTILVYIDQSSHCAGRIKIAAEIAIAHDAHLVGVAVTGISRFIYPDGMVFVTSVIDGLRERAQRSLDRFEETVKRIGVNSYESRISEDDAQGALAQQARYSDLIVVSQIDLNERDGADISDLPEYVMLNSSRPVLTIPYAGTFENVGRNALIAWDGSMEATHAITNAMPMLKKAHNVTIALFNAARQFDVHGEQPGADIALYLARHGVKIDVVEERTEIDVGNALLSLAADKGADLLVMGGYGHSRFQEVLLGGVTSTILDTMTLPVLMSH
- a CDS encoding potassium channel family protein, which produces MSEKEFSSRRQEHVPSVSTPLLPVALLVSIPAFYLVLNGDLSPYRDTGRWLYAVVALLIFLELCTRYRKKPSAPKFKSLVAIDLLIFFGAVASTVTYAPSWNFIEWLLRLTYCVIVFLRLSTLLARYVAPHRLLQIGAFSLFLLAIAGEGFLLLEPKIHTYADGVWLAFLTGATLGYGDLVPSTPASRIFAVFIVLLGYALFSVFTASISAILVGEDEKRLRHELHVDTRMLRSEIAALRKELRDGLSGRPSQGESRQEEA
- the eutC gene encoding ethanolamine ammonia-lyase subunit EutC, giving the protein MPDNKSPVIDNPWQALRQFTAARIALGRAGVSLPTAPQLAFQLAHAQARDAVHLALDADTLRTQLLQAGIPGAEACQVLDSAAVDRLTYLQRPDLGRRLSDASRALLSSAVGVAQAQEDRIYDLAFVIADGLSSLAIARNAVPFLQAVQQRIAPRSWTQAPPTIVRQGRVAIGDEIGSLLRTRLVVVMIGERPGLSSPDSMGLYLSWMPRTGMTDAERNCISNVRPEGMRYDEAAGKLDYLLAEAHRRGLTGVGLKDESAGDPQVLAPPGMNFLLVDDPEP
- a CDS encoding ethanolamine ammonia-lyase subunit EutB, with protein sequence MPSYQFSHTVGAITHQFRDLKDLMAKATPLRSGDMLAGVGAASAEQRVVAQMALAELPLRTFLNEALVPYEADEITRLIIDGHDDAAFAAISHLTVGDFRNWLLGDDVDSATLSAVAPGITPEMAAAVSKIMRNQDLILVAKKCRVVTAFRNTIGLAGRLSTRLQPNHPTDDATGIAASLLDGLLYGSGDAVFGINPATDNVPQVVNLVTMMAEIIARYEIPTQSCVLTHVTNTIAAIERGAPVDLVFQSIAGTEAANRSFGIDLALLEEARGAALSLGRGTVGDNVMYFETGQGSALSAGAHHGMDQQTCEARAYAVARKFKPLLVNTVVGFIGPEYLYDGKQIIRAGLEDHFCAKLLGLPMGCDVCYTNHAEADQNDMDNLLTLLATAGCNFVMGIPGSDDIMLNYQTTSFHDALYVRRVLGLAPAPEFEAWLQRMQIFSSEPQFRLNDGLPPTFRDALRRLS
- a CDS encoding HAD family hydrolase, coding for MKNNQQGNAPMTVAIARRGFLGRALASAAGVAMVGAPLAAQAKSAKAPIGLDRAKWAPRNRDMMEQMIAAYGNTSRSYKSGKKPYAVFDWDNTSIMNDCEEALLMHQINTLSFKLTPAEFSAIIRQNVPPGPFTADFKNAAGKVVDLDSICADLDADYAFLHANYKGFTGGKSLEEISATSEFLDFRAKLYYLYEAVNDTHGVNVGYPWVIYFFANMTVAEVSALAEASNDAALGAALSKVKYTSPADRPGKAGVVSVGHFHGIRLCTEIGGMMDTFRDHGIDIYVCTASLEDVVAVFATNPKYGYNVARENIIGLRLERDGSNYKNAYLKNWPLTWGPGKTVAIKSELVAAKGYGPIFVAGDSDGDYDMLRDFADTRYGLIVNRMKNGKIGELSKLAAAQISASQPRFLLQGRQESTGNWLPVETSIKYGKTTPSLTV
- the eat gene encoding ethanolamine permease gives rise to the protein MDLATSSRHAGLKPVLSTLQLWGIAVGLVISGEYFGWSYGWASAGTLGFTVTALFIAAMYTTFIFSFTELTTSIPHAGGPFAYSKRAFGPTGGYLAGAATLIEFVFAPPAIALAIGAYLNVQFPTVDPKLAALGAYLVFMTLNIVGVQIAATFELCVTLLAIFELLVFMGVVSPGFSLANFTKGGWSGSDSFSLASIPGMFAAIPFAIWFFLAIEGVAMAAEEAKDPRRSIPIAYITGILTLVVLAIGVMLFAGGAGDWSKLSNINDPLPQAMKLIVGANSNWLHMLVWLGLFGLVASFHGIILGYSRQIFALSREAYLPAYFAKVHPRFKTPHRAILAGGAVGIAAIYSDELITIGGQTLTANIVTMSVFGAILMYILSMLSLFKLRRSEAGLTRPFRAPLYPIFPAFALFGALVCMATMIYYNLLIFVIFLAFLALGYGYFLMTGGQRAAVGVAASPEANG
- a CDS encoding helix-turn-helix domain-containing protein gives rise to the protein MFHHSSSPARPGAPPVHIGEVLRTVVAHDVDEHAHNLTNWEQRYDQITHGRFCGELNEWQAHGLQIFRERSSRAVLQSCCVWPDAFWFGIEPQAGGMRINGRHVGAGMIMTQPGHREFELMTPDDHAILGIVIQRNTLLAAADRLGCRIEWSRLASAELLHVGQVALDTCAQHIQTLLDPATPHGAHAMQQDQVVTTLLAMLDASEVESEACTSLLRRRRIVGDARDYAMGNKDEPITISMLCEQLHVSRRTLQYCFEDVMGISPMTYLRSLRLNGVRRQLMQGAAAGASHAVRIGDVAAAWGFSNFSQFSCDYKKLFGESPSSALRTAA
- a CDS encoding response regulator; the encoded protein is MAQILVVDDSSTVRAEVGDFLKKNGLDVTLAVDGRDGLVKLKGDPSIKLVVSDVNMPNMDGLTMAEKIRSELGNSAVNIIMLTTENSPIMKERGKAAGIKGWIVKPFKGDAVLATFKKLVGA